In Pseudobacter ginsenosidimutans, the following are encoded in one genomic region:
- a CDS encoding glycoside hydrolase family 20 protein — protein sequence MKKLFVLPFLMVSVFQVFARQQPIQPALIPVPVKATYGQGFSVISKQTAIDAGSELKYEAALLNELIKRNLGYTLPVIEHTNRMSVKLRIDTLLVKEPEGYLLESNGNLNITAHDGAGLIHGIQTLRQLWVLQEGTLKIPVANIQDYPRFSYRGMHLDVCRHFFSLDFIKQYIDLLSLYKFNTFHWHLTDDQGWRIEIKKYPKLQTVAAWRDETMIGHKKELPHSFDGKRYGGYYTQEQIKEIVQYATERHITVIPEIEMPGHAQAALAAYPALGCTGGPYKTATFWGIFDEVFCAGKDSTFTFLQDVLDEVLTLFPSQYIHIGGDECPKTRWKACPHCQKRIKEENLSNEDELQSYFVGRIAKYVQSKGRRVIGWDEILEGGLAKGATVMSWRGTGGAVEAARMNHDAIMTTEDEYYFDHYQSLYPSEPVAAGGYTSLKDVYNYQPLPDSIDASLLPHIKGVQGQLWSEYLPTAQQASYMLLPRAIALAEAGWSQSANLNYDDFLLRVRKQDATLKRIGLTMANNFDEITFTTDKVLRGSLSFHLHSSFREAEIRYTSDGSFPDKSSRVYSGLVQTGGRNGVIRAQLFRNGMPWGRIFELPYSINKATGADITVSGLPAGTSASRLMNGLSGTHRYNDNQWVRFTNNFEAILDLGSSQSISKFGANVLNYAWQRMWPPVSLDFYVSDNGTDYTKITSLASFPVNGINKARATVKPVNARYVKISGRHPGIIPAGKYGAGSTALMMIDEFILE from the coding sequence ATGAAAAAGCTATTCGTACTTCCGTTCCTGATGGTCTCGGTTTTCCAGGTTTTCGCAAGGCAGCAGCCGATACAGCCGGCGCTGATTCCTGTTCCTGTGAAAGCAACTTATGGTCAAGGCTTCTCAGTGATATCAAAACAAACAGCAATCGATGCCGGCAGTGAACTGAAGTACGAAGCTGCTTTATTGAATGAACTCATAAAACGAAACCTGGGCTATACGCTGCCTGTTATTGAGCACACCAACAGGATGTCTGTCAAACTCAGAATAGATACCCTTCTGGTGAAAGAACCGGAAGGGTATTTGCTGGAATCCAATGGCAATTTAAATATCACGGCGCATGATGGAGCAGGACTGATCCATGGCATTCAAACACTACGGCAATTGTGGGTTCTGCAAGAGGGAACATTGAAAATACCTGTTGCTAACATTCAGGACTATCCGAGATTCTCCTATCGTGGCATGCACCTGGACGTTTGCCGTCATTTCTTTTCCCTTGATTTCATCAAGCAGTACATCGATCTCCTCTCTCTCTACAAATTCAACACCTTCCACTGGCATCTCACGGATGACCAGGGCTGGAGGATCGAAATAAAGAAATATCCAAAACTGCAAACCGTTGCGGCCTGGAGGGATGAAACGATGATCGGTCACAAGAAGGAACTGCCTCACAGTTTTGATGGAAAAAGATACGGCGGTTATTACACGCAGGAGCAGATAAAAGAGATCGTTCAATACGCAACCGAAAGGCATATCACGGTAATTCCTGAGATCGAAATGCCGGGCCATGCGCAGGCCGCCCTGGCAGCCTATCCGGCGTTGGGCTGTACCGGCGGGCCATACAAGACCGCTACTTTCTGGGGAATATTCGATGAGGTATTCTGCGCGGGTAAAGATTCCACTTTTACATTCTTACAGGATGTGCTGGACGAAGTGCTTACGCTGTTTCCATCTCAATACATCCATATCGGCGGCGATGAATGTCCCAAAACAAGATGGAAGGCTTGTCCGCATTGTCAGAAAAGGATAAAAGAAGAAAACCTTTCCAATGAGGATGAGCTGCAGAGCTACTTCGTGGGCCGTATTGCAAAATATGTACAATCGAAAGGCAGGCGCGTGATCGGATGGGATGAGATCCTGGAAGGAGGTCTCGCCAAAGGCGCCACCGTCATGAGCTGGAGAGGAACCGGAGGAGCGGTGGAAGCCGCAAGAATGAATCACGATGCCATCATGACCACAGAAGACGAATATTATTTCGATCACTATCAAAGCCTCTATCCTTCCGAGCCTGTTGCTGCCGGCGGTTATACATCACTGAAAGATGTGTATAATTACCAGCCACTCCCGGATTCCATCGATGCCAGCCTGCTGCCGCATATTAAGGGAGTACAGGGGCAATTGTGGAGCGAATATTTACCCACTGCCCAACAGGCATCTTACATGCTGTTGCCAAGAGCCATTGCACTGGCAGAAGCAGGCTGGAGCCAGTCGGCAAATCTCAATTACGATGATTTTCTGTTGCGTGTCCGGAAACAGGATGCCACACTGAAACGTATCGGTCTAACCATGGCCAATAATTTTGACGAGATCACATTTACAACTGATAAAGTATTACGGGGTAGTCTTTCTTTTCATCTTCATTCCAGTTTCCGGGAAGCTGAAATACGCTACACTTCTGATGGCAGTTTTCCTGACAAGAGTAGCCGGGTTTATTCAGGCCTGGTGCAAACAGGTGGCAGAAATGGTGTAATACGCGCTCAGCTTTTCCGGAACGGAATGCCCTGGGGACGGATATTTGAACTGCCCTACAGCATAAACAAGGCAACCGGAGCGGACATCACTGTCTCCGGTCTTCCCGCCGGCACCTCGGCTTCCAGACTGATGAATGGATTGTCTGGCACTCACCGGTACAACGATAACCAGTGGGTAAGATTCACCAACAATTTTGAAGCGATACTCGACCTGGGCAGCAGCCAGAGCATTTCAAAGTTCGGAGCAAATGTGCTCAATTATGCCTGGCAAAGGATGTGGCCGCCTGTATCGCTGGATTTTTATGTGTCGGATAACGGGACAGATTATACGAAAATCACTTCCCTTGCCAGTTTCCCTGTTAACGGCATCAACAAAGCAAGGGCAACAGTGAAGCCCGTGAATGCCAGGTATGTGAAGATCTCCGGCCGGCATCCCGGTATTATCCCTGCTGGAAAATATGGCGCCGGATCAACAGCGCTGATGATGATAGACGAATTCATTCTGGAATAA
- a CDS encoding RidA family protein, whose product MSTAEERFRQLGLTLPPAPEPLGVYKPYVLDGKYLYLSGHGPVQDDGSLIIGRIGKELDADQGKLSARQVGLTMLSTIHTRIGGLNKVKRVIKMLGMVNATPDFERHPHVINGCSELFAAVWGEEHGVGVRSAVGFGSLPDNIPVEIEALFELY is encoded by the coding sequence ATGAGCACAGCAGAAGAAAGATTCAGGCAACTGGGATTAACATTGCCTCCTGCTCCCGAGCCACTGGGTGTTTATAAACCCTATGTACTGGATGGAAAATACCTCTACCTCAGCGGGCATGGGCCCGTGCAGGATGATGGTTCCCTCATTATCGGACGTATCGGAAAGGAACTGGATGCAGACCAGGGGAAATTGTCGGCCAGACAGGTGGGCCTTACCATGCTGAGTACTATCCACACCCGGATCGGTGGCCTGAACAAAGTGAAAAGAGTGATCAAAATGCTGGGAATGGTGAATGCTACACCCGATTTTGAGAGGCATCCGCACGTGATCAATGGTTGCAGCGAATTGTTTGCAGCAGTCTGGGGAGAAGAGCACGGTGTTGGCGTACGCAGTGCTGTGGGCTTCGGCTCTTTGCCGGACAATATCCCCGTTGAAATTGAAGCGCTCTTTGAATTGTATTGA
- a CDS encoding sugar kinase produces the protein MDQPAGKKVQLAAFGEFLLRLHSHQAKRFQQTDAYTAYYAGAEANVCVLLARLGMNVNYVSRVPDNDIALAGIQQLKSHGVGTEHMIFGGDRLGLYFTESGNHIRSSRVIYDRTGASFSGLQPGMINWKQVLQNTYCFHWSGVAAALSASAADVCREALEAASELGLTISGDFNYRSKLWQYGKHPKEIMPALLQYSTVAVADLDAVNIYYGIETDKELPLEERFKQTVQQLQQKMPKLQTLGMSFRKTIQQQTVYLAALAHKGEYYFSEGYAIPHVTDQIGTGDAFTAGILYGLMQEMTPQNIISFATACGVLKQSIAGDWAIISKEEIEEFIQTGVSGRIIR, from the coding sequence ATGGATCAGCCTGCCGGGAAAAAAGTTCAGTTGGCAGCCTTTGGTGAATTCCTGTTAAGATTGCACAGTCACCAGGCCAAACGTTTTCAGCAAACCGATGCTTACACTGCTTACTATGCAGGAGCGGAAGCCAATGTTTGCGTACTGCTGGCCAGGCTGGGCATGAACGTGAATTACGTCAGCCGTGTACCAGATAATGATATCGCGCTGGCAGGGATCCAACAGTTGAAAAGCCATGGCGTAGGAACAGAACATATGATCTTCGGAGGCGACAGGCTCGGATTGTATTTCACGGAATCCGGCAATCATATCCGAAGCAGTCGTGTGATCTACGACAGGACCGGCGCCAGTTTCTCCGGCCTCCAACCAGGAATGATCAACTGGAAACAGGTGTTGCAGAACACCTATTGTTTTCATTGGTCCGGCGTTGCCGCAGCCCTGAGCGCAAGTGCTGCGGATGTTTGCAGAGAAGCTCTGGAGGCCGCATCGGAATTGGGTTTGACCATCTCGGGCGACTTCAATTATCGCAGCAAGCTCTGGCAGTACGGCAAACATCCGAAAGAGATCATGCCTGCTTTGTTGCAATACAGCACTGTGGCTGTAGCCGACCTTGATGCCGTGAATATTTATTACGGTATTGAAACAGATAAAGAACTGCCGTTGGAAGAAAGATTCAAACAAACAGTTCAGCAACTGCAACAGAAAATGCCGAAGCTGCAAACACTTGGTATGAGCTTTCGCAAAACCATCCAGCAGCAGACCGTTTACCTGGCAGCACTGGCGCATAAAGGCGAATATTATTTCTCCGAAGGCTATGCTATTCCGCATGTAACTGATCAGATCGGAACCGGCGATGCATTCACTGCCGGTATCCTGTATGGACTGATGCAGGAAATGACACCACAAAATATCATCAGCTTCGCCACCGCCTGCGGTGTGCTTAAGCAAAGCATCGCAGGAGACTGGGCCATCATCAGCAAAGAGGAAATAGAAGAATTCATTCAGACCGGCGTTTCTGGAAGGATTATCAGGTGA
- a CDS encoding dipeptidase, with product MFIIDAHLDLSMNALEWNRDLRLPVHAIRERELGLTDKPDRAKGTVALPELRAGNIGLVVATQIARYVAPGNPLPGWHSPQQAWAQSQGQLAWYKAMEAAGEMVMIKTKKDLSDHIALWHNGQPNDKKPIGYILSLEGADSIVTIDHLETAWKYGLRAIGPAHYGPGRYANGTDATGHLHAQGRDLIKEIERLGLILDATHLCDDAFWDAMEIFNGNVWASHNNVRALVDHNRQFSDEMVRALISKGAVIGAALDAWMMVPNWVRRQSTPEGMHCNLEVIIDHIDHICQLAGNSLHAGIGTDLDGAFGKEQCPYDLDTIADLQKLPEMFTRRGYSTEDIQNILHGNFLRFMQKALPE from the coding sequence ATGTTCATTATAGATGCGCATCTCGATCTCAGTATGAATGCCCTTGAGTGGAATCGCGACCTCCGTCTGCCGGTACACGCCATTCGTGAAAGAGAGCTGGGACTTACAGATAAACCCGACCGGGCCAAAGGCACTGTTGCCTTACCTGAATTGCGCGCAGGCAATATCGGATTGGTAGTGGCTACTCAGATCGCGCGGTATGTAGCGCCCGGAAACCCGCTACCAGGCTGGCATTCGCCGCAGCAGGCCTGGGCGCAGAGCCAGGGTCAGCTTGCCTGGTACAAAGCCATGGAAGCAGCAGGCGAAATGGTGATGATAAAAACAAAGAAAGACCTCAGCGATCATATCGCATTGTGGCATAATGGTCAGCCCAATGATAAGAAACCAATTGGATACATACTTAGTCTCGAAGGTGCAGACAGCATCGTTACAATCGATCACCTGGAAACAGCCTGGAAATATGGGCTTCGTGCCATTGGCCCCGCGCATTATGGTCCTGGTCGTTATGCAAACGGAACCGATGCTACCGGTCATCTGCATGCGCAGGGACGCGACCTGATCAAGGAAATAGAAAGACTCGGACTCATCCTGGATGCCACGCATCTTTGTGATGATGCATTCTGGGATGCCATGGAAATATTCAACGGAAATGTTTGGGCCAGCCACAACAATGTTCGTGCATTAGTGGACCATAACCGCCAGTTCAGTGATGAAATGGTACGCGCGCTCATCAGCAAAGGCGCTGTGATCGGCGCTGCGCTTGATGCCTGGATGATGGTGCCCAACTGGGTTCGCCGGCAATCCACGCCGGAGGGCATGCACTGCAACCTGGAAGTTATCATCGATCATATCGATCATATCTGCCAGCTGGCTGGCAACAGCCTGCATGCGGGGATCGGAACGGACCTTGATGGCGCATTTGGAAAGGAGCAATGTCCTTATGATCTGGATACAATAGCAGATTTGCAAAAACTACCGGAAATGTTCACACGCAGAGGGTATTCTACAGAAGATATTCAGAACATCCTGCATGGAAATTTTCTTCGGTTTATGCAGAAGGCTCTGCCTGAATAG
- a CDS encoding Na+/H+ antiporter — translation MHYSLLLCIALILVVSMLVMLGQRLRISYPIFLVLGGLAISFIPGLPSITIDPELIFLIFLPPLLFEAAWMTSWKAFWKWRRVITMLAFGFVLITSTVVAFVSTALIPGFTLAMGFLLGAIISPPDAVAATSVLKGINIPKPLTQILEGESLVNDASSLIVFRFALAAIMTGTFVFQKAAVSFVLVAVMGVVIGLAIALIIYAMYRWLPTTTSIDIALSFIAPYLMYLTAESFHYSGVMAVVSGGLFLSYHSHVTLSHQSRLQGYAMWNTITFILNGLVFMLIGLEMPEIMRNLGDYSKGQAIFYGVVISLVIIVTRIITALFTAGWTKLIGRWITVADQNPGWRGPIVIGWAGMRGVVSLASALSIPLLLKNGQPFPYRSLILCITFIVILITLVLQGLTLPWVIKLVGLDKEQPASSEQEEEAKLHHQLLTAAVSHLEEQYTDLMKKQPVLQNLYNQMKNDLQLTANFLEGHGAGEKERHSSLVYNSIYLELLGTQRQRLFQLRDRDQFEDELIRKVEGQLDLEQEKLLRENGHGHH, via the coding sequence ATGCATTATTCTTTATTGCTTTGTATCGCACTGATCCTTGTTGTTTCCATGCTGGTAATGCTTGGCCAGCGGCTGCGCATTTCGTACCCTATCTTTCTGGTATTGGGCGGACTGGCCATCAGCTTTATTCCCGGCCTGCCGAGCATTACCATCGACCCGGAACTGATCTTCCTGATATTTCTTCCACCACTCTTATTTGAAGCCGCCTGGATGACCAGCTGGAAAGCTTTCTGGAAATGGCGAAGGGTGATCACGATGCTGGCCTTCGGCTTTGTGCTGATCACCAGTACGGTAGTGGCTTTCGTTTCCACTGCACTGATCCCGGGATTCACACTGGCAATGGGTTTTCTGCTGGGCGCCATCATTTCACCACCCGATGCAGTTGCAGCCACTTCAGTTTTGAAAGGAATCAATATTCCCAAACCGCTGACGCAGATCCTGGAAGGGGAAAGCCTCGTGAACGATGCTTCTTCGCTGATCGTATTCAGGTTTGCCCTGGCCGCTATCATGACCGGCACTTTCGTATTTCAAAAAGCTGCTGTAAGTTTTGTACTGGTAGCGGTGATGGGCGTTGTGATCGGACTGGCCATCGCGCTGATCATCTATGCCATGTATCGCTGGCTGCCCACCACCACCAGTATCGATATCGCACTTTCCTTTATAGCGCCTTACCTGATGTACCTGACTGCTGAATCGTTTCATTACTCAGGCGTAATGGCCGTGGTGAGCGGCGGCCTGTTCCTGTCTTATCACAGTCATGTTACACTCAGCCACCAGAGCCGCTTACAGGGCTATGCGATGTGGAACACGATAACATTCATATTGAACGGATTGGTGTTCATGCTCATCGGGCTGGAAATGCCGGAGATCATGCGCAACCTGGGTGATTACTCCAAAGGACAGGCCATTTTTTATGGCGTGGTGATCTCTTTGGTGATCATTGTTACACGTATCATCACCGCTTTGTTCACTGCAGGCTGGACAAAATTGATAGGCCGATGGATCACCGTGGCTGATCAAAACCCCGGCTGGCGCGGCCCCATCGTGATCGGCTGGGCCGGTATGCGCGGTGTGGTATCGCTGGCTTCAGCATTGTCTATCCCACTGCTGCTGAAGAATGGCCAGCCATTTCCCTACCGCAGTTTAATCCTTTGCATTACTTTCATTGTTATCCTCATCACTCTGGTATTGCAGGGACTTACGCTTCCCTGGGTGATCAAACTGGTAGGTCTCGATAAAGAACAACCCGCTTCTTCTGAACAGGAGGAAGAAGCCAAACTCCACCATCAACTGCTCACTGCTGCGGTTTCACACCTGGAAGAACAGTACACAGATCTGATGAAGAAACAACCTGTACTGCAAAATCTTTACAACCAAATGAAGAACGATCTCCAGCTCACCGCCAATTTCCTGGAAGGACATGGCGCCGGCGAAAAGGAAAGACATTCTTCACTGGTCTACAACAGTATTTACCTCGAGTTGTTGGGAACACAGCGTCAACGCCTGTTCCAGCTCCGCGACCGTGACCAGTTCGAAGATGAGCTGATCCGGAAAGTTGAAGGTCAGTTGGACCTTGAGCAGGAAAAATTGTTACGCGAAAACGGGCACGGGCATCATTAG
- a CDS encoding DoxX family protein: MKPSKTLYWIVTIIFAALMLMDGFAGFAMTEDGKAAMQQLGYPNYIMYLVGAGKILGAIAILQTRYKTIKEWAYAGFTINFISAAASWAIVGAPIAYSVFPLIMLAVMFFTYYIWKRYERRPSQVPALAI, translated from the coding sequence ATGAAACCTTCAAAAACTTTATACTGGATCGTAACGATCATCTTCGCAGCCCTGATGCTGATGGACGGATTTGCCGGATTTGCCATGACCGAAGATGGCAAAGCAGCCATGCAACAACTGGGCTATCCCAATTACATCATGTACCTCGTGGGCGCCGGCAAAATACTCGGGGCTATCGCTATCCTGCAGACCAGGTACAAAACCATCAAAGAATGGGCATATGCCGGTTTCACTATCAACTTTATTTCAGCCGCCGCAAGCTGGGCCATTGTAGGAGCGCCGATCGCCTACTCCGTGTTCCCACTGATCATGCTGGCTGTGATGTTCTTTACTTACTATATCTGGAAAAGATATGAGCGCCGCCCCAGCCAGGTTCCTGCACTCGCCATCTGA
- a CDS encoding GlxA family transcriptional regulator, with the protein MKNITLVIPKGEISLGNIEAVTQIFTAVNDLLHEGGNAPAFEVQLASCERVNQIDKHIAVTVNRQLADVGATDLIIIPSVQGHMELLLERNLELIEWLKEQRARGAEIAVLSLSAALLAETGLLNGKGCTSHWMIGEELKKRFPEIKLQLFKVFTDEDGLYTSAGGFSFLNLLLHLVEKETDREMALLISKIFEIDIDRNSQSPFIIFRGLKHHGDDPVIRAQEYIEANYKEKLTVDELARKFLLGRRSLERRFKKATENTVIEYIQRVKMEEARKSLESSQGSVHEIMAEVGYSDPKAFREVFRKMVGLSPVEYRSMIGRQAPSES; encoded by the coding sequence ATGAAAAACATCACGTTAGTTATCCCGAAAGGCGAAATCAGCCTGGGAAACATCGAAGCTGTAACGCAGATCTTCACCGCAGTGAATGATCTGTTACATGAAGGCGGAAATGCTCCTGCCTTTGAAGTACAACTGGCATCCTGTGAAAGGGTGAACCAGATCGATAAACATATTGCCGTTACTGTTAACAGGCAGCTGGCCGATGTTGGCGCTACCGACCTGATCATTATCCCATCTGTGCAGGGCCATATGGAATTGCTGCTGGAGCGGAACCTGGAGTTGATCGAATGGTTGAAGGAGCAGCGCGCCAGAGGGGCGGAGATCGCCGTGTTATCCTTGTCTGCCGCACTGCTGGCAGAGACAGGCCTGCTCAATGGTAAGGGCTGCACTTCGCACTGGATGATCGGCGAAGAATTGAAGAAGCGCTTCCCCGAGATCAAACTGCAGCTGTTCAAAGTATTCACCGATGAAGATGGACTGTACACCAGCGCCGGTGGGTTCAGCTTCCTCAATCTGCTGCTGCACCTGGTGGAAAAAGAAACCGACAGGGAAATGGCATTGCTGATCTCCAAGATCTTTGAGATCGATATTGACCGCAACAGCCAAAGCCCATTCATCATTTTCAGGGGACTGAAACACCATGGCGATGATCCCGTTATCCGCGCACAGGAATACATCGAAGCCAATTACAAAGAAAAGTTGACTGTAGATGAACTGGCCCGCAAATTCCTGCTTGGCAGAAGAAGCCTTGAACGCCGTTTCAAGAAAGCTACCGAGAACACCGTGATCGAATACATCCAGCGTGTGAAAATGGAAGAAGCGCGCAAAAGCCTTGAAAGCTCACAGGGTAGTGTACACGAAATCATGGCTGAAGTAGGATATTCCGATCCGAAAGCCTTCCGGGAAGTTTTCAGGAAAATGGTGGGCCTCAGCCCGGTTGAATACAGGAGCATGATTGGCAGGCAGGCTCCCAGCGAATCTTAG
- the xseA gene encoding exodeoxyribonuclease VII large subunit encodes MPENITDRTVFSLLEVQRSIQKTLTDRYGSSFWVKAEMNKLNYYKQSGHCYPELVEKQQGKVIAQLKSVLWREDFVLINKHFLSFLNEPLKDGIKILFQAKLIYDPVHGLSLRILDIDPSYTLGDLEKEKMESISRLVNEGIFDQNKLLPIPLLPQRIAVISVESSKGYVDFIEVLEGNPWRYKFFHYLFPSLLQGEKAIDTIRLQLARIRKVIHHFDVVAIVRGGGGDVGLSVYNNYELAKAIALFPIPVITGIGHATNDTVVEMVAHANAITPTKIAEYLIQRFHNFSVPVMQATEKITDRARRLILEERNKLRSEVKLFRSVTATVTLEHRSQLMSSVALLKQQAKYLLREHQDELTKVQLTEKTAIFLKEQNSGLAQLERNINNMSPEKVLQRGFSITLKDGKLIRDAAEVKEGDTLETVLANGTISSTALSIKKQ; translated from the coding sequence ATGCCTGAGAATATTACAGACAGAACGGTGTTTTCCTTGCTGGAAGTTCAACGGAGTATCCAGAAAACGCTTACCGACAGGTATGGCAGTTCCTTCTGGGTAAAAGCCGAAATGAACAAGCTCAACTATTACAAGCAATCGGGGCACTGCTATCCGGAGCTGGTAGAGAAACAGCAGGGCAAAGTGATTGCTCAACTGAAAAGTGTACTCTGGCGCGAAGATTTCGTGCTTATCAATAAACATTTCCTTTCTTTTCTCAACGAGCCATTGAAAGATGGCATCAAGATCCTTTTCCAGGCGAAGCTGATCTATGACCCTGTGCATGGTCTTAGCCTCCGCATCCTCGATATCGATCCCAGCTATACCCTCGGCGACCTGGAAAAAGAAAAAATGGAATCCATCAGCAGGCTCGTCAACGAAGGCATCTTTGATCAGAACAAATTATTGCCCATCCCCCTGCTGCCACAGCGTATTGCTGTGATCTCCGTTGAAAGCAGCAAAGGCTATGTGGATTTCATAGAAGTGCTGGAAGGAAATCCCTGGCGATACAAATTCTTTCATTATCTCTTTCCTTCCCTCTTGCAGGGAGAGAAAGCAATCGATACCATCCGCCTGCAACTGGCCCGCATCCGGAAAGTGATCCATCATTTCGATGTAGTGGCCATTGTACGGGGCGGTGGCGGAGACGTAGGGCTGAGTGTGTACAACAACTATGAACTGGCTAAGGCTATCGCGCTTTTCCCCATCCCGGTGATCACCGGTATCGGGCATGCCACCAACGATACGGTAGTGGAAATGGTGGCCCACGCCAATGCTATCACCCCTACTAAAATTGCGGAATACCTGATCCAGCGGTTCCACAATTTCTCGGTACCCGTTATGCAGGCAACGGAAAAGATCACGGACCGCGCGAGACGATTGATACTGGAAGAAAGGAATAAACTGCGCTCGGAAGTGAAGCTGTTCCGGTCTGTAACGGCAACGGTCACCCTGGAACACCGCAGTCAGTTGATGAGCTCGGTTGCGCTGCTGAAGCAGCAGGCAAAATATTTGCTGCGGGAACATCAGGATGAACTGACAAAGGTCCAGTTGACAGAAAAGACAGCTATATTCCTGAAAGAACAAAATTCAGGACTGGCCCAGCTTGAAAGGAATATCAATAATATGAGCCCTGAAAAAGTGCTCCAGCGCGGTTTTAGCATCACCCTGAAAGATGGGAAACTGATCAGGGACGCAGCCGAAGTAAAAGAAGGTGATACCTTAGAAACAGTACTTGCCAACGGAACCATCAGCAGTACTGCCTTATCCATAAAAAAACAATAA
- the xseB gene encoding exodeoxyribonuclease VII small subunit, whose protein sequence is MESTSLDYTQAFEELQQIVNDIEQGEISVDELSTKVKRAAELIRFCRNRLTTTEEDVNKIIKELDAAGRDPFLED, encoded by the coding sequence ATGGAATCTACATCATTGGATTATACGCAGGCATTTGAAGAGTTGCAGCAGATTGTGAACGATATCGAACAGGGAGAGATCTCCGTTGATGAGCTTTCCACAAAAGTGAAGCGTGCCGCCGAGCTGATCCGCTTTTGCCGCAACAGGCTTACCACAACCGAAGAAGATGTGAACAAGATCATCAAGGAACTGGATGCGGCAGGAAGGGACCCGTTCCTGGAAGATTGA
- a CDS encoding response regulator encodes MAETRYITIVDDHAMFRKGLAVLINMFPGYKVLFDASNGKDFIKQLKAPHLPDIVLLDISMPEMDGYATADWIRVNHPGICILALSTMDSETAIIKMVRHGAKGYILKDADPAELQLAFNEILSKGFYYNDAVTDLVLQAAGHLLNNHQGASSPDKLTEREIIFIRHACSEKSYMEIARDLQVSERTVDGYRESVFKKLKVNTRIGMVLFAIRAGMVKI; translated from the coding sequence ATGGCTGAAACACGCTACATAACCATCGTGGATGATCATGCCATGTTCCGGAAGGGACTGGCGGTGCTCATCAATATGTTTCCGGGTTACAAAGTGCTTTTTGATGCTTCCAATGGAAAAGACTTTATCAAACAACTGAAAGCGCCACATCTTCCTGACATTGTGCTGCTGGACATTTCCATGCCGGAAATGGATGGCTATGCTACTGCCGACTGGATCCGGGTGAACCATCCCGGTATCTGCATCCTGGCCCTCAGTACAATGGACAGTGAAACCGCCATTATTAAAATGGTCCGCCACGGTGCAAAGGGTTATATCCTCAAAGATGCAGACCCTGCGGAATTGCAACTGGCTTTCAATGAAATTCTTTCGAAGGGATTCTATTACAACGATGCCGTTACAGACCTGGTCTTGCAGGCGGCAGGGCATCTTCTGAATAACCATCAGGGGGCTTCATCTCCTGACAAACTCACTGAACGGGAAATCATATTTATCCGCCATGCCTGCAGCGAGAAAAGTTACATGGAGATCGCGCGGGATTTGCAGGTAAGCGAAAGGACCGTAGATGGATACCGGGAATCTGTATTCAAGAAGCTAAAAGTGAATACCCGTATAGGAATGGTGCTGTTTGCCATCAGGGCTGGTATGGTAAAGATTTGA